A genomic segment from Aegilops tauschii subsp. strangulata cultivar AL8/78 chromosome 1, Aet v6.0, whole genome shotgun sequence encodes:
- the LOC109771311 gene encoding ras-related protein Rab11D: protein MASGEKVDYVFKVVLIGDSAVGKSQILARFARNEFSLDSKATIGVEFQTRTLVIDHKSVKAQIWDTAGQERYRAVTSAYYRGALGALLVYDITKRQSFDHIPRWLEELRGHADKNIVIMLVGNKSDLEDERAVSTEDAKEFAEKENLFFLETSALQATNVESAFQTVLSEIFKIHSKKNIVTDPKANGAAPPLAGKKVLVPGPAQEIPKSKCCSSM, encoded by the exons ATGGCGAGCGGGGAGAAGGTGGACTATGTATTTAAAGTGGTGCTGATCGGGGACTCGGCCGTCGGCAAGTCGCAGATCCTGGCGCGGTTCGCGCGCAACGAGTTCAGCCTCGACTCCAAGGCCACCATCGGTGTCGAGTTCCAGACGCGCACGCTCGTCATCGACCACAAGTCCGTCAAGGCCCAGATCTGGGACACCGCCGGCCAGGAGAG GTACAGAGCTGTCACGAGTGCATATTACAGAGGTGCTTTGGGAGCTCTGCTAGTCTATGACATCACCAAGCGCCAGAGCTTTGACCACATACCTCGCTGGCTGGAGGAACTCCGAGGTCATGCAGACAAAAACATTGTCATCATGCTGGTTGGCAATAAGAGCGACCTTGAAGATGAGCGGGCTGTTAGCACTGAGGATGCCAAAGAGTTTGCCGAGAAGGAGAACCTCTTCTTCCTGGAGACGTCCGCGCTGCAGGCCACCAATGTCGAAAGCGCCTTCCAGACTGTCTTGTCAGAGATCTTCAAGATCCACAGCAAGAAGAACATTGTGACCGACCCAAAGGCCAATGGTGCTGCGCCGCCGCTGGCTGGCAAGAAGGTTCTTGTCCCAGGCCCAGCACAGGAGATCCCAAAGAGCAAGTGCTGCAGTTCTATGTAA